One Clostridiales bacterium genomic window, AAAAAGTCATGTCCCAAAAGTTCCATTTGAAGTTTGGCTTCGTCGATGCTCATAGGCTTTAAATAATATGTTTTGGTTTTTACCACTTTGGAAGGCTTTTCTTCTTGTTCTTTAGGTATAAGCCCGTTCATTGTTTTGAAAAATTCTTTCATTCTTTTGGAGTCAAATTTGGACTTGTGCTTGGTTATTTGCCGCACAATTTTATCTAAAGCCGCGTCCACATTGACGAACATATCGTCTTTGCTTTTGACTTCGGCCCTAAATACATGGTCAGAAAAAATAGTGGCTTCAAAGACATAATCTTCTTTTTCTTTTCTTAGGTTGATCTTAATGGGAGTGTCTGAATCAAAAAACTTAGTAAGTTTGTCAAATTTCTTTTTGATGATTTCTTCAAGTCTTTTGCTTGTGAAAAAATTTTTGGAAATGATTTCATACTTCATAAATAAGCCTCCCTGTCTTCTAAAAAATGTAAAAAAATTTGACTTTTTTCCTATAAAATTATAGACAGTTTTGTTAATTTTATATTACCACTTTTTAATATGCTTTGTAAAGACGGCTTGTGAAAAAATCACATAGCCAAGCCGTCCTTACATCAAAAAGGTCTTTATTTGGTTTTTGAGGCTTTTGTTTTTGCGACAAATTTTATCTCGCCGTCTTTAAGAACGCAATCCAAAACGGCGTTGTCCTGAATATTTCCCGCAAGCATTTCTTCGGCTAGTTTGTCTTCTATTTTTTGCTCTATTAATCTGCGAAGCGGTCTTGCTCCGTATTCGGGGTCGTATCCTTGGGTCGCCACCATATCAAGCACATCTTCCGAAAAAGTAATGGTAATATTTTTGTCTTTGAGCTTTTTGTTGATGTCGTAGAGCATATTTTTGGCTATTAGTTTTATTTGCGCCTCGTTGAGAGGATGGAAAACCGTAATGACGTCAACCCTGTTCAAAAACTCGGGCTTAAACCTTTTCTTTAGGGCGTCTAGCAAAATCTCTTTGGTCTTTTGTTCATTGCGCTCGCTTGACTCTTCGGAAAATCCCAAGGCCTTGGGCGTGTTCTTTAGGGCGCTCACGCCCACATTGGATGTCATTATGATTATGGTGTTTTTGAAGCTAACCACCCTGCCTTGCGCGTCCGTAAGCCTTCCGTCGTCCAAAATCTGCAAAAGCATATTATAAACATCGGGATGCGCTTTTTCTATCTCGTCAAATAATATCACGGAATACGGCTTGCGCCTTACCTGCTCTGTCAATTGTCCGCCCTCGTCATAGCCTACATATCCCGGAGGCGAGCCTATAAGTTTACTTACGCTGTGGCTTTCCATATATTCGGACATATCAAGCCTTATCATAAGATTTTCGTCGTCAAACATAGCCTCGCATAGCGCTTTGGATAATTCGGTCTTGCCCACGCCTGTTGGCCCTAGGAATATAAACGAACCTATGGGCCTGTTGGCGCTTTTTAACCCGGCTCGGGCGCGTCTTATGGCTTTGGCTACGCTTTGGACCGCTTCTTCTTGACCGATTACGCGCTTGTGCAAGATTTCTTCAAGCTTGATCAGTTTTTCTTTTTCGGTTTCGTTAATCTTTGTAACAGGTATCTTGGTCCAGCTTGCGACGACTTGGGCTATGTCTTCCACATCAATTTGGGCCTGGTCCTCTATGGTTTTCTTTTTCCATTGCGTGTTGAGGTTTTCTATCTCTTCTTTTATCGCGTATATTTTGTCCCTGATAACCGAGGCTTTTTCAAATTCGTCTTTGCTCAAAACCTCGGCTTTTTCGGCTTCTAGCCTTTGAAGCTCTTCTTCTTTTTCTTTGATTTGGGGCGGCATAGTGTTGCCGCTGACTTTGACGCGGCTTGCGGCTTCGTCTATTAAGTCTATGGCCTTATCGGGCAAATATCTGTCCATAATATAGCGCTCGGACATTCTGACCGCAGCCTCAATCGCCTCGTCCGTAATTTTTACTTTATGGAACGCCTCGTAATTATCCCTTAAACCTTTTAAAATCTCTATTGTCTCATCTTCTGTAGGCGGGTTGACCATTATAGGCTGGAAACGGCGCTCAAGCGCTTTGTCTTTCTCTATAAACTTGCGGTATTCGTCAGTAGTGGTCGCGCCTATGGTCTGCAGCTCGCCTCTTGCCAAATAAGGTTTGAGCATGTCCGCCGGTTTGACCTCGCCTCTATCCGCGCCCGCCGTCGCCAAAGTGTGAAGCTCGTCAATAAACACTATAATATTGCCGTGTTTTATAATGGCTTCAATGGCTCTTTTGAGTTTTTCTTCCATGTCGCCGCGGTATTTTGTGCCCGCAAGCATGCTGCCTATATCCAAAGCAAATATAATTTTATCTTTTAACAGTTCGGGCACATCGCCTTTTACTATGGCTTGGGCTAGGCCTTCCACAACGGCGGTCTTGCCCACGCCGGGCTCGCCTATTAGGACGGGATTGTTTTTGGTCTTACGGCAAAGAATTTGGATAATGCGCTCTATCTCGTCTTTTCTGCCGATTACGGGGTCAAGTTTTTGCTCCCTCGCCCTTTCCGTTATGTCAATGCCCAAATCTTTCAAAAACGAAGGCAACGGCGATTGCGGTTTTTTGGCGCCCGTCATTTCGGTGGCTGTGCCGCCTAGGTTGCCCAGCTTGTCCAATATATCTTGAGGCTTAACATTGAGTTCTTGCAAAATGCTATACGCTATGCTGTCCGTGCTTTGCAAAAGCGCGACTAGCAAAAACTCGCTGCTTACGGCAGGCATCTTAAACTGGCGGGCAATCTGTTGCGCCATTAGCAACAAATTTTTGGAACGGGTGGAATAATGGAGAGGCGTCTTAAAAAAACCGCCGCCCAGCAAGCTTTCTATCTGGTTAAGCGTATTTCCCGAAGAGATAAAGCTCGCTATTTTTTCGGGCGTAACGCCGCATTCCTTTAGCGCCTTTGCCGCCAAAGAATTGCCTTTGGCGATGCCGTATAAAATATGCTCTGTGCCGATTTCGTTGCCGCCTAAGGCTCTTACTAGTTTTTCGGCTTCTTGTAACACGTTCATAGCGCTTTGCGTCGCGCTGATTTGTCCAAATAACATTTTTTCACACCTCTATAATTACTATTTTCTTTTTTTATATTAATAACATCCTTAAATAAAATTACGCCATCTTGGGCAATATGTCCCTCAAAAA contains:
- the raiA gene encoding ribosome-associated translation inhibitor RaiA; this translates as MKYEIISKNFFTSKRLEEIIKKKFDKLTKFFDSDTPIKINLRKEKEDYVFEATIFSDHVFRAEVKSKDDMFVNVDAALDKIVRQITKHKSKFDSKRMKEFFKTMNGLIPKEQEEKPSKVVKTKTYYLKPMSIDEAKLQMELLGHDFFVFLNEQDDNVNVVYKRNDGDVGIIKAII
- a CDS encoding ATP-dependent Clp protease ATP-binding subunit, whose protein sequence is MLFGQISATQSAMNVLQEAEKLVRALGGNEIGTEHILYGIAKGNSLAAKALKECGVTPEKIASFISSGNTLNQIESLLGGGFFKTPLHYSTRSKNLLLMAQQIARQFKMPAVSSEFLLVALLQSTDSIAYSILQELNVKPQDILDKLGNLGGTATEMTGAKKPQSPLPSFLKDLGIDITERAREQKLDPVIGRKDEIERIIQILCRKTKNNPVLIGEPGVGKTAVVEGLAQAIVKGDVPELLKDKIIFALDIGSMLAGTKYRGDMEEKLKRAIEAIIKHGNIIVFIDELHTLATAGADRGEVKPADMLKPYLARGELQTIGATTTDEYRKFIEKDKALERRFQPIMVNPPTEDETIEILKGLRDNYEAFHKVKITDEAIEAAVRMSERYIMDRYLPDKAIDLIDEAASRVKVSGNTMPPQIKEKEEELQRLEAEKAEVLSKDEFEKASVIRDKIYAIKEEIENLNTQWKKKTIEDQAQIDVEDIAQVVASWTKIPVTKINETEKEKLIKLEEILHKRVIGQEEAVQSVAKAIRRARAGLKSANRPIGSFIFLGPTGVGKTELSKALCEAMFDDENLMIRLDMSEYMESHSVSKLIGSPPGYVGYDEGGQLTEQVRRKPYSVILFDEIEKAHPDVYNMLLQILDDGRLTDAQGRVVSFKNTIIIMTSNVGVSALKNTPKALGFSEESSERNEQKTKEILLDALKKRFKPEFLNRVDVITVFHPLNEAQIKLIAKNMLYDINKKLKDKNITITFSEDVLDMVATQGYDPEYGARPLRRLIEQKIEDKLAEEMLAGNIQDNAVLDCVLKDGEIKFVAKTKASKTK